Below is a genomic region from Citrobacter telavivensis.
CAAAACGCTCATTGAAGCCCAGGGGTATGACGTGATTTATGGTGATACCGACTCCACCTTCGTCTGGCTGAAACGCGCCCACACGGAAGAGGAAGCGGCGAAAATTGGCCGTGCGCTGGTGGAACACGTCAACGCCTGGTGGACGCAGTCGCTACAAGAGAAAAATCTCACCAGCGCGCTGGAACTGGAATATGAAACGCATTTCTGCCGCTTTCTGATGCCCACCATCCGCGGGGCGGATACCGGCAGCAAAAAACGCTATGCGGGCCTGATTCAGGAAGGAGAGCGCCAGCGGATGGTGTTTAAAGGTCTGGAAACCGTGCGCACCGACTGGACGCCGCTGGCGCAACAGTTCCAGCAGGAGTTGTATCTGCGTATTTTTCGTAATGAACCGTATCAGGATTACGTTCGCGACACCATTGATCGACTGATGGCAGGTGAACTGGACGATCGCCTGGTCTATCGCAAGCGCCTGCGTCGACCGTTGAGCGAGTACCAGCGCAACGTCCCACCGCACGTGCGCGCCGCCAGACTGGCTGACGAAGAAAACCTGAAGCGGGGACGTCCGGCGCAGTACCAGAACCGCGGCACTATCCAGTATGTCTGGACCCTGAACGGCCCGGAGCCAAAGGATTATCAACACTCGCCGCTGGATTACGAACACTATCTGACGCGTCAGCTTCAGCCCGTCGCGGAAGGAATTCTTCCCTTCATTGATGATAACTTTGCTACACTACTGACAGGCCAATTAGGGTTATTTTGACGCGTGACGAATCCATCGCCATCCATTACCATAGCGCCCTTTCCATTCCTGGACCCAATTTACCGTTCTGCCATAGCATCTCCCTGGCAGAGGGTGATTATTGCCTGCAATTAAAGAAATAGAGCCGAACAAATATGCCTTTTACACTTGGTCAACGCTGGATCAGCGATACAGAAAGCGAACTGGGACTTGGAACCGTCGTCGCAATGGATGCGCGCACCGTCACTTTACTTTTCCCCTCCACTGGTGAAAACCGTCTGTATGCGCGTAGCGACTCCCCCGTGACCCGCGTGATGTTCAACCCTGGCGATACCATTACCAGCCATGAAGGCTGGCAACTGCAAATCGATGAAGTAAAAGAAGAAAGCGGTTTGCTTGCCTACATTGGTACCCGTCTTGATACCGAAGAAACCGGCGTGACGCTGCGTGAAGTTCTGCTCGACAGTAAACTGGCGTTCAGTAAACCACAGGATCGTCTGTTTGCCGGTCAGATTGACCGCATGGACCGGTTTGCGCTGCGCTATCGCGCGCGTAAATTTCAGAGTGAACAGTACCGTATGCCGTGGAGCGGTCTGCGCGGACAGCGCACCAGTCTGATCCCTCACCAGTTAAACATCGCCCACGACGTGGGGCGTCGTCATGCGCCGCGCGTGCTGTTGGCGGATGAAGTGGGTCTGGGGAAAACCATTGAAGCCGGGATGATCCTGCACCAACAACTGCTGTCCGGCGCGGCAGAACGCGTGCTGGTCATTGTGCCGGAAACTTTACAACATCAGTGGCTGGTCGAAATGCTGCGCCGTTTTAACCTGCGTTTCGCCCTGTTTGACGACGAACGCTACGCCGAAGCACAGCACGATGCGCTGAACCCGTTTGAAACCGAACAGCTGGTTATCTGTTCACTGGATTTCGCCCGCCGCAACAAACAGCGGCTGGAACATCTGTGTGATGCCGAGTGGGATCTGCTGGTTGTCGATGAAGCCCACCACCTTGTCTGGAGCGAAGAGGCACCGAGCCGCGAGTATCTGGCGATTGAACAACTGGCGGAACGTGTGCCAGGCGTACTCTTGCTGACCGCCACCCCGGAACAACTGGGTATGGAAAGCCACTTTGCGCGTCTGCGCCTGCTGGATCCCAACCGCTTCCACGATTTCGAACAATTTGTTGAAGAGCAGAAAAACTATCGTCCGGTGGCCGACGCCGTCGCTATGCTGCTGGCTGGTAACAAACTCAGCAATGAAGAGCTCAACATGCTGGGTGAACTGATCGGCGAGCAGGATATAGAGCCGCTGCTGCAAACCGCCAATAGCGACCGTGACGGTGCGCAGAACGCGCGTCAGGAACTGGTCTCCATGCTGATGGACCGCCACGGCACCAGCCGCGTGCTGTTCCGTAACACCCGTAACGGTGTGAAAGGCTTCCCGAAACGCGAACTGCACACCATTAAGCTGCCGCTGCCGACGCAGTATCAGACTGCTATTAAAGTGTCCGGCATCATGGGGGCCCGCAAAAACGCCGAGGACAGAGCGCGCGATATGCTCTATCCGGAACAAATTTATCAGGAATTTGAAGGCGATACCGGCACCTGGTGGAACTTCGACCCGCGCGTTGAGTGGCTGATGGGCTACCTGACCAGCCATCGCTCGCAGAAAGTGCTGGTGATCTGCGCGAAGGCGACAACCGCCCTGCAACTGGAACAAGTGCTGCGCGAACGTGAAGGTATCCGCGCCGCCGTCTTCCACGAAGGTATGTCAATTATCGAACGCGACCGCGCCGCCGCCTGGTTTGGCGAAGAGGACAGCGGCGCGCAGGTGCTGTTGTGCTCAGAAATTGGCTCAGAAGGACGTAACTTCCAGTTTGCCAGCAACCTGGTGATGTTCGACCTGCCGTTTAACCCGGACCTGCTGGAGCAGCGTATTGGCCGCCTCGACCGTATCGGCCAGGCGCACGATATCCAAATCCATGTCCCATACTTAGAGAAAACCGCCCAGTCGGTGCTGGTTCGCTGGTATCACGAAGGTCTGGACGCGTTCGAACACACCTGCCCGACCGGTCGCGCCATCTATGACATGGTCTACAGCAACCTGATCAACTATCTGGCGGCGCCCGAAGAGACCGACGGCTTTGATGAACTGCTCAAAACCTGTCGCGAACAGCATGAAGCGCTGAAGTTACAACTGGAGCAGGGCCGTGACCGCCTGCTGGAGATCCATTCCAACGGCGGCGAAAAGGCGCAACAACTGGCTGAAAGCATCGAAGAGCAGGATGATGACACTAACCTTATCGCCTTTGCCATGAACCTGTTTGATATCGTGGGGATTAATCAGGACGATCGCGGTGAAAACCTGATTGTGCTGACCCCGTCCGATCACATGCTGGTCCCGGATTTTCCGGGCCTGCCGGAAGACGGCTGCACCATTACCTTTGAGCGTGACGTGGCGCTGTCGCGTGAAGATGCCCAGTTTATTACCTGGGAACACCCGCTGATTCGTAACGGTCTGGACCTCATCCTCTCCGGCGATACTGGCAGCAGCACCATTTCGTTGCTGAAGAACAAAGCCTTGCCGGTTGGAACGCTGCTGCTGGAACTGGTCTATGTCGTTGAGGCGCAGGCGCCGAAACAGCTTCAGCTTAACCGCTTCCTGCCGCCAACGCCGGTACGCATGCTGCTGGATAAAAACGGCAATAACCTCGCCGCGCAGGTAGAGTTTGAAACCTTCAACCGTCAGCTGAGCGCCGTTAACCGCCACACCGGCAGCAAGCTGGTCAACGCGGTGCAACAGGATGTACATGCGATTCTGCAACTGGGTGAGGCGCAGGTTGAGAAGTCTGCCCGCGCCCTGATTGACGCCGCGCGTAATGAAGCGGATGAAAAACTGTCTGGCGAACTGTCGCGCCTGGAAGCGCTGCGCGCCGTCAACCCGAACATACGTGATGACGAACTTGCGGCAATTGAAAGCAACCGTCAGCAGGTGCTGGAAAGCCTCGATCAGGCGGGATGGCGTCTGGATTCACTGCGTCTCATCGTCGTCACGCATCAGTAACGGAGCCGAAAATGGGGATGGAAAACTACAATCCGCCACAGGATCCCTGGCTGGTGATCCTGTATCAGGATGAGCACATAATGGTAGTCAACAAGCCGAGCGGCCTGTTATCTGTGCCGGGGCGTCTTGAGGAACATAAAGACAGCGTGATGACGCGTATTCAACGCGACTATCCGCAGGCAGAATCTGTGCATCGTCTGGATATGGCGACCAGCGGCGTGATTGTAGTAGCCCTCACCAAAGCGGCAGAGCGGGAGTTGAAGCGTCAGTTTCGCGAGCGTGAGCCGAAAAAACAGTATGTGGCGCGGGTATGGGGACATCCCGCGCCCGCAGAGGGGCTGGTGGATTTACCGCTGATCTGCGACTGGCCGAATCGCCCGAAGCAGAAAGTGTGTTATGAAACCGGTAAAGCGGCGCAGACCGAATATGAAGTGGTGGAGTTTGCGGCAGATAACACTGCGCGAGTCGTGTTGAAGCCCATCACCGGACGTTCGCATCAACTGCGCGTCCATATGCTGGCGCTAGGTCATCCGATTCTCGGTGACCGCTTTTATGCGCCACCCGACGCGCTGGCGATGGCCCCCCGACTGCAACTGCATGCCGAGATGCTGACCATCACCCACCCCGCGTACGGCAATAGCATGACGTTTAAAGCGCCGGCAGATTTTTAACAATAATGCCTGATGGCGCTACGCTTATCAGGTCTACGTTTGGGCTTTGTAGGCCGGATAAGACGCGTTGCGTCGCCATCCGGCAAAACCATTATTTAAAGCCTTTCTGTTCTTTGATCAGCTCGTAAGCCTTCTGAATTTCCTGCGCTTTTTGCTTCGCCATCTCCATCATTTCGGGCGGCAGACCTTTCGCCACCAGCTTATCCGGATGGTGCTCGCTCATCTGCTTACGGTAAGCGCGTTTGATGGTGGTCGCATCGTCAGTGGGTTTAACCCCCAGTACGTTGCAGGCGTCTTCCAGCGTCGGGCCACGCTGCGCCTGCTGCCAGCCACCGCCGCCGGACTGCTGCTGATAGCCGCCGCCAAACTGCGCGCCACCCTGCATCATACGCAGGAACTGATCGAACTGAGTACGGGAAATGCCCAGCTCTTCGGCAATCACATACAGCACTTCACGCTCGTTGGGATGCAGCGATCCGTCGGCAAACGCCGCCTGAATCTGAATTTCGAGAAACATACGAATCAGATCGAAACGGCCAAAACAGACGCTACGAAACTGGCGCATTTTTTCGCGTAGCGGGTAATTATCTGATTTTCCGATGCGGAACGCATTTTGCGCAGCCGATCGCGATTCACCGTGCAAATTCATCCGATCCATCAGTACATTAGCGACATGAATATCTGCTTCAGTGACGCGCCCTTTCGATTTGGTTAAGTGCCCCATCACCTCAAAGGTGGTGGCAAAAAACAGCGCCTGACGCTCACGCTGGTTGGCAAACCACGCCATTTTTCGGCTGCGGGCCTTATCGAACATGTGGCCGATCAACAGCCCCAGAACCACGCCCCAAAAGCCGCCGCCCATGAGCAGAGCCATGGCCACGCCAATTATTTTTCCCCAGTACTGCATAGACTCCCCAATTTGTCTCACTCCCGGTGAGGCCAGGTCCCACAAAACAAGCGGCTTTTTACGATCTTCCGGCTACGGTCAATTGTGGGACATCGCCTATAATTTGCATTATCATACCTGTCATTCACAGCCGTGACTAACACCACAGACGCTATAGCGGCAGGATTAACACTAGCGCTACGAACATGAGTAAGTTAGGCTGTGGCGGTTTGTCACGCGCGACGCTACTGATGATGGAACAATAAAATACAACGTATGAAAAAACGTATTCCCACCCTCCTGGCCACCATGATTGCCACAGCCCTTTACAGTCAACAGGGTCTGGCAGCCAGTCTCGCCTCACAGTGTATGTTAGGCGTGCCAAGCTATGACCGTCCTCTGGTGCAGGGCGAGACAAATGAACTCCCCGTCACAATTAATGCCGATCACGCGAAAGGGAATTATCCCGATGACGCGGTGTTTACCGGTAATGTGGACATCATGCAGGGTAACAGTCGACTGCAGGCCGATGAGGTACAGCTTCATCAGAAAGAGGCTCAGGGTCAGCCTGAGCCCGTGCGTACCGTCGATGCGCTCGGCAACGTCCATTACGATGACAACCAGGTTATCCTGAAAGGACCGAAGGGTTGGGCGAACCTGAACACCAAAGATACCAACGTCTGGGAAGGTGACTACCAGATGGTGGGCCGTCAGGGGCGTGGTAAAGCCGACCTGATGAAACAGCGCGGCGAGAACCGCTATACCATTCTTGAGAACGGGACCTTCACCTCCTGTCTGCCGGGTTCTGATACCTGGAGCGTCGTCGGTAGCGAAGTGATTCACGACCGCGAAGAGCAGGTCGCGGAAATCTGGAACGCCCGCTTTAAGCTGGGTCCGGTTCCTGTTTTTTACAGTCCGTATTTGCAGTTGCCGGTGGGGGATAAACGCCGCTCCGGTTTCCTGATCCCCAACGCCAAGTATTCGTCGAAGAACTATTTTGAGTTCTATCTGCCGTATTACTGGAACATCGCGCCAAACATGGATGCGACCCTGACGCCGCACTATATGCACCGTCGTGGCGGGGTGATGTGGGAGAACGAATTCCGTTACCTGAGTCAGGCGGGCGCTGGCCTGATGGAGTTCGACTATCTCAATTCCGACCGCGTCTACAGCGATGAGCATCCGAAAGATGACAATTCACGCCGCTGGTTGTTTTACTGGCAGCATTCAGGCGTGATGGACCAGGTGTGGCGCTTCAACGTCAACTACACCAAGGTGAGCGACCCTAGCTACTTTAACGATTTCGATAACAAGTACGGTTCCAGTACCGACGGTTACGCCACGCAGAAATTCAGCGTGGGCTACGCGGTGCAGAACTTTGATGCGACGGTCTCTACCAAGCAGTTCCAGGTGTTCGATACGGCAAACAGCAAAAGCTATTCCGCGCAGCCGCAGTTAGACGTCAACTTCTACCAGAACGATCTGGGTCCGTTTGATACCCGCATTTACGGTCAGGCCGTGCATTTTGTGAATACCAATGACAACATGCCGGAAGCAACGCGTCTGCACCTGGAGCCGACCATCAACCTGCCGCTGTCAAACCAGTGGGGCAGCATCAACACCGAAGCGAAACTGCTGGCGACCCACTATCAGCAGACCAATCTGAAATGGTATAACGCCAACTATGCGACAGATCTTGATGATTCCGCCAACCGCGTGATGCCGCAGTTTAAAGTCGACGGTAAGATGGTCTTTGAACGGGATATGAATATGCTCGCGCCGGGTTACACCCAGACGCTGGAGCCGCGTGCGCAGTACCTGTACGTGCCGTATCGTGACCAGAGCGGCATTTACAACTACGACTCTTCCCTGCTGCAATCTGACTATACTGGCCTGTTCCGTGACCGCAGCTATGGCGGTCTGGACCGCATTGCTTCCGCTAACCAGGTCACGACCGGCGTCACATCTCGCGTTTATGATGACGCTGCCGTTGAACGTTTTAACGTTTCTGTTGGTCAAATCTACTATTTCACGGAGTCTCGCACCGGCGATGACAATATCCAATGGGAGAACGATAACCAGACAGGTTCATTAGTATGGGCAGGTGACACCTACTGGCGTATTTCGGAACGCTGGGGTCTGCGCGGCGGCATTCAGTACGACACTCGTCTGGACAGCGTCGCCACCAGCAGCTCCAGTCTTGAATACCGTCGCGATGAAGACCGTCTGGTCCAGTTGAACTACCGTTACGCCAGTCCGGAGTATATTCAGGCGACATTGCCAGCACGATATTCCACGGCAGAACAGTACAAAAACGGGATCAGCCAGATCGGTACCGTTGCCAGTTGGCCGATTGCTGATCGCTGGTCCATTGTCGGCGCTTATTATTTTGATACGAATGTGAATAAACCTGCCGACCAAATGTTAGGTGTGCAGTACAACTCCTGCTGTTATGCAATTCGCGTCGGTTACGAGCGTAAGCTGAACGGTTGGGATAGCGATAAAGAACACGCGGTATATGACAACGTGATTGGCTTTAACATCGAACTTCGCGGCCTGAGCTCCAACTACGGTCTCGGCACGAGCGAGATGTTGCGTTCCAACATTTTGCCATATCAAAACTCTTTGTGATCTGATTGATTTACCACGTAATCCGCAGTGCGGTTAATTGAAATGGAAAAAGTATGAAGAACTGGAAAACGCTGCTTCTCGGTATCGCCATGATCGCGAATACCAGTTTCGCTGCCCCGCAGGTAGTCGATAAAGTCGCAGCCGTCGTAAATAACGGTGTCGTACTGGAAAGCGACGTTGATGGCCTGATGCAGTCTGTCAAACTGAACGCCAACCAGGCAGGTCAACAACTTCCGGACGACGCTACGCTGCGTCATCAGATCCTGGAACGTCTGATCATGGATCAGATTGTCCTGCAGATGGGTCAGAAGATGGGCGTAAAAATCTCTGACGAACAGCTTGATCAGGCGATTGCCAATATCGCTAAACAGAACAACATGACGCTGGATCAGATGCGCAGCCGTCTGGCTTATGATGGTCTGAGCTACTCAACCTATCGTAATCAGATCCGTAAAGAGATGCTCATCTCTGAAGTGCGTAACAACGAAGTGCGCCGCCGCGTAACGATCCTGCCGCAGGAAGTCGATGCGCTGGCGCAACAGGTTGGCAATCAAAATGATGCCAGCACGGAGCTGAACCTGAGCCACATCCTGATCCCGCTGCCGGAAAACCCAACGTCTGACCAGGTGAACGACGCAGAATCCCAGGCGCGTTCCATTGTTGAGCAAGCCCGTAACGGCAGCGACTTCGGCAAACTGGCGATCACCTATTCTGCTGACCAGCAGGCGCTGAAAGGCGGCCAGATGGGTTGGGGTCGTATTCAGGAACTGCCGGGCATTTTTGCCCAGGCGCTGAGCACCGCGAAGAAAGGCGATATTATTGGCCCGATTCGTTCCGGTGTCGGTTTCCATATCCTGAAAGTGAACGATATGCGCGGCCAGAGCCAGAGCATCTCCGTGACCGAAGTTCACGCTCGTCATATTCTGCTGAAGCCGTCGCCTATCATGACCGACCAGCAGGCGCGTCTGAAGCTTGAGCAGATCGCAGCGGATATCAAGAGCGGTAAAACCACCTTTGCTGCCGCAGCGAAAGAGTTCTCTCAGGATCCGGGCTCGGCTAACCAGGGCGGCGATCTGGGCTGGGCTGCTGCGGACATTTTCGATCCGGCATTCCGCGATGCGTTAACCCGCATGAACAAAGGCCAGATGAGCGCACCGGTGCACTCCTCTTTCGGTTGGCACCTGATCGAACTGCTGGATACGCGTAACGTTGATAAAACCGACGCCGCGCAGAAAGATCGTGCTTACCGTATGCTGATGAACAGGAAGTTCTCGGAAGAAGCCGCAACC
It encodes:
- the rapA gene encoding RNA polymerase-associated protein RapA, with the protein product MPFTLGQRWISDTESELGLGTVVAMDARTVTLLFPSTGENRLYARSDSPVTRVMFNPGDTITSHEGWQLQIDEVKEESGLLAYIGTRLDTEETGVTLREVLLDSKLAFSKPQDRLFAGQIDRMDRFALRYRARKFQSEQYRMPWSGLRGQRTSLIPHQLNIAHDVGRRHAPRVLLADEVGLGKTIEAGMILHQQLLSGAAERVLVIVPETLQHQWLVEMLRRFNLRFALFDDERYAEAQHDALNPFETEQLVICSLDFARRNKQRLEHLCDAEWDLLVVDEAHHLVWSEEAPSREYLAIEQLAERVPGVLLLTATPEQLGMESHFARLRLLDPNRFHDFEQFVEEQKNYRPVADAVAMLLAGNKLSNEELNMLGELIGEQDIEPLLQTANSDRDGAQNARQELVSMLMDRHGTSRVLFRNTRNGVKGFPKRELHTIKLPLPTQYQTAIKVSGIMGARKNAEDRARDMLYPEQIYQEFEGDTGTWWNFDPRVEWLMGYLTSHRSQKVLVICAKATTALQLEQVLREREGIRAAVFHEGMSIIERDRAAAWFGEEDSGAQVLLCSEIGSEGRNFQFASNLVMFDLPFNPDLLEQRIGRLDRIGQAHDIQIHVPYLEKTAQSVLVRWYHEGLDAFEHTCPTGRAIYDMVYSNLINYLAAPEETDGFDELLKTCREQHEALKLQLEQGRDRLLEIHSNGGEKAQQLAESIEEQDDDTNLIAFAMNLFDIVGINQDDRGENLIVLTPSDHMLVPDFPGLPEDGCTITFERDVALSREDAQFITWEHPLIRNGLDLILSGDTGSSTISLLKNKALPVGTLLLELVYVVEAQAPKQLQLNRFLPPTPVRMLLDKNGNNLAAQVEFETFNRQLSAVNRHTGSKLVNAVQQDVHAILQLGEAQVEKSARALIDAARNEADEKLSGELSRLEALRAVNPNIRDDELAAIESNRQQVLESLDQAGWRLDSLRLIVVTHQ
- the rluA gene encoding bifunctional tRNA pseudouridine(32) synthase/23S rRNA pseudouridine(746) synthase RluA, which encodes MGMENYNPPQDPWLVILYQDEHIMVVNKPSGLLSVPGRLEEHKDSVMTRIQRDYPQAESVHRLDMATSGVIVVALTKAAERELKRQFREREPKKQYVARVWGHPAPAEGLVDLPLICDWPNRPKQKVCYETGKAAQTEYEVVEFAADNTARVVLKPITGRSHQLRVHMLALGHPILGDRFYAPPDALAMAPRLQLHAEMLTITHPAYGNSMTFKAPADF
- the djlA gene encoding co-chaperone DjlA, yielding MQYWGKIIGVAMALLMGGGFWGVVLGLLIGHMFDKARSRKMAWFANQRERQALFFATTFEVMGHLTKSKGRVTEADIHVANVLMDRMNLHGESRSAAQNAFRIGKSDNYPLREKMRQFRSVCFGRFDLIRMFLEIQIQAAFADGSLHPNEREVLYVIAEELGISRTQFDQFLRMMQGGAQFGGGYQQQSGGGGWQQAQRGPTLEDACNVLGVKPTDDATTIKRAYRKQMSEHHPDKLVAKGLPPEMMEMAKQKAQEIQKAYELIKEQKGFK
- the lptD gene encoding LPS assembly protein LptD, which produces MKKRIPTLLATMIATALYSQQGLAASLASQCMLGVPSYDRPLVQGETNELPVTINADHAKGNYPDDAVFTGNVDIMQGNSRLQADEVQLHQKEAQGQPEPVRTVDALGNVHYDDNQVILKGPKGWANLNTKDTNVWEGDYQMVGRQGRGKADLMKQRGENRYTILENGTFTSCLPGSDTWSVVGSEVIHDREEQVAEIWNARFKLGPVPVFYSPYLQLPVGDKRRSGFLIPNAKYSSKNYFEFYLPYYWNIAPNMDATLTPHYMHRRGGVMWENEFRYLSQAGAGLMEFDYLNSDRVYSDEHPKDDNSRRWLFYWQHSGVMDQVWRFNVNYTKVSDPSYFNDFDNKYGSSTDGYATQKFSVGYAVQNFDATVSTKQFQVFDTANSKSYSAQPQLDVNFYQNDLGPFDTRIYGQAVHFVNTNDNMPEATRLHLEPTINLPLSNQWGSINTEAKLLATHYQQTNLKWYNANYATDLDDSANRVMPQFKVDGKMVFERDMNMLAPGYTQTLEPRAQYLYVPYRDQSGIYNYDSSLLQSDYTGLFRDRSYGGLDRIASANQVTTGVTSRVYDDAAVERFNVSVGQIYYFTESRTGDDNIQWENDNQTGSLVWAGDTYWRISERWGLRGGIQYDTRLDSVATSSSSLEYRRDEDRLVQLNYRYASPEYIQATLPARYSTAEQYKNGISQIGTVASWPIADRWSIVGAYYFDTNVNKPADQMLGVQYNSCCYAIRVGYERKLNGWDSDKEHAVYDNVIGFNIELRGLSSNYGLGTSEMLRSNILPYQNSL
- the surA gene encoding peptidylprolyl isomerase SurA encodes the protein MKNWKTLLLGIAMIANTSFAAPQVVDKVAAVVNNGVVLESDVDGLMQSVKLNANQAGQQLPDDATLRHQILERLIMDQIVLQMGQKMGVKISDEQLDQAIANIAKQNNMTLDQMRSRLAYDGLSYSTYRNQIRKEMLISEVRNNEVRRRVTILPQEVDALAQQVGNQNDASTELNLSHILIPLPENPTSDQVNDAESQARSIVEQARNGSDFGKLAITYSADQQALKGGQMGWGRIQELPGIFAQALSTAKKGDIIGPIRSGVGFHILKVNDMRGQSQSISVTEVHARHILLKPSPIMTDQQARLKLEQIAADIKSGKTTFAAAAKEFSQDPGSANQGGDLGWAAADIFDPAFRDALTRMNKGQMSAPVHSSFGWHLIELLDTRNVDKTDAAQKDRAYRMLMNRKFSEEAATWMQEQRASAYVKILSN